In Fluviicola taffensis DSM 16823, the following are encoded in one genomic region:
- a CDS encoding methyltransferase domain-containing protein: MTDYQLLKEIIQWDIKSWSKALLFWEKNVDWNQVENGLELGGREGGLSLWLALKGKTTLCTDLNNIKETAEKLHVKHQVTALISYENLDAAAIPYENHFDVIVFKSIIGGIGRNDNFEIQKKVFKEIYKALKPGGKLLFAENLIGSQVHKKLRVRYANWGSPWRYLSISEMEECLSIFSSYELKTTGFLATLGRGEKQRKFFAAIDQLFWNHVTPSKWKYIAYGVAQK, translated from the coding sequence ATGACAGATTATCAACTACTTAAAGAAATTATCCAATGGGATATTAAATCCTGGTCGAAAGCTCTTTTGTTTTGGGAGAAAAATGTTGATTGGAACCAAGTTGAAAATGGATTGGAGTTGGGTGGACGTGAAGGAGGACTTTCTCTTTGGCTTGCTTTAAAAGGAAAAACTACTCTTTGTACAGATTTAAATAATATCAAAGAAACTGCAGAAAAATTACATGTAAAACATCAGGTTACAGCACTCATAAGCTACGAGAATTTAGATGCTGCTGCTATTCCATATGAAAATCATTTCGATGTGATCGTATTTAAATCTATCATTGGTGGAATTGGTCGAAATGATAACTTTGAAATTCAAAAAAAGGTCTTCAAAGAAATTTATAAAGCACTGAAACCAGGAGGAAAGTTGTTGTTTGCCGAAAATTTGATTGGTTCTCAGGTTCATAAAAAGTTAAGGGTAAGATATGCAAATTGGGGAAGTCCTTGGCGCTATCTTTCGATTAGTGAGATGGAAGAATGCTTGAGTATTTTTTCTAGTTACGAACTAAAAACAACTGGTTTTTTAGCCACACTTGGGCGAGGTGAAAAACAGCGCAAATTTTTTGCAGCCATAGATCAGTTATTTTGGAATCATGTAACCCCATCCAAATGGAAATACATTGCTTACGGAGTTGCTCAGAAATAA
- a CDS encoding DUF4199 domain-containing protein yields MKKNVLVYGTIGGLITAAWVLIAMVIFSHGLDMTLGMILGYTSMFIANIFLVIGVKNYRDKTNGGVITFGKAFKVGILITLLASTIYVVNWLIYDYATDSRMMESYSKSMHDQLVESGKSATFIAKQDAEMKEFMVQYQNPLFKAAMTYMEILPMGILFTVITAIAMRRKVPKEG; encoded by the coding sequence ATGAAAAAAAATGTATTGGTTTATGGAACGATTGGTGGCTTAATAACTGCTGCTTGGGTATTGATTGCCATGGTGATTTTCTCACACGGACTGGATATGACTCTTGGAATGATCCTCGGTTATACATCGATGTTTATTGCAAATATTTTCCTAGTGATAGGAGTGAAGAATTACCGCGATAAAACCAATGGGGGAGTCATTACTTTTGGTAAAGCGTTTAAAGTTGGGATTCTGATTACTTTACTCGCATCCACGATTTATGTGGTAAACTGGTTAATTTATGATTATGCAACTGATTCTCGTATGATGGAATCTTATTCGAAATCGATGCATGACCAGTTGGTTGAAAGCGGTAAAAGTGCAACTTTCATTGCAAAGCAAGATGCTGAAATGAAGGAATTTATGGTGCAGTATCAAAACCCTTTGTTCAAAGCAGCAATGACGTATATGGAAATTCTTCCTATGGGAATTTTGTTTACAGTGATCACGGCAATTGCTATGAGACGAAAAGTGCCGAAAGAAGGTTAG
- a CDS encoding toxin-antitoxin system YwqK family antitoxin, whose product MQYLLFITSFFVCQSLFGQSSLLSTSLNWFTKADKASIQSYLESHNYQLIGEKDSLNLHFQQYSFAKSQNEIQLHACLFLGDSTIEYLSFEITNHADLTSIRSQLKANRFRTLNADLNGDFITTTFDTDRFLVQQDYQAIENPLGKGEIPYYRFRIFRKHGKFDTMNGEKISFSEDGTKISENYKNGLLDGERTFYFSNGTLKRKENFRAGRLNGLVSDFNEEGKLIHSSTHSYHWKYGMEKWYNHQGKMVKSLQWQRDVPIGIQKQTFEGIVIEQIPYVKGIKQGLAKVPYFDEASIKANFPRSTLNDEPLGIETVNFVNDLKQGKAVCIYFNKKDTMYVGYYKSGKLDSTYSLYRQNGILYSTTFSNGLENGTRIYRIPSGPLKDSIHRIQNYKNGKLEGILTQYYRKEADQTIEDPDPHIRLPGDISIYPIFIPGPWLPNYYSFTYRDGIKNGPYSYQMDSMNYGRGTYLNDRLEGYYEAQVFSDGQPGKIIDDVLMIPEKKWVKSSGYYQNGLKTKEWTTNHVLDSIVITEHFEKNQKHGSVIKTIKGFKTEERFYHQDTLQQLTFFGKNQEIDSYQLEFIKNTHLAIITHKIQKQDSSFLFSYLIEVDDYYRKDTLLGAIVSTLKNNQSEMSQKLNGLFHVKTSSYETSGNYRNGKLDGIILTKHFDSSIFENITYRNGIIEGYSYTQFDDQELYTGAFISATSGEHISVKDGLRHGWCVEYLDSKEEIRRTKYMKGVLKKTVEK is encoded by the coding sequence ATGCAATATTTGCTCTTCATTACATCATTTTTTGTTTGTCAATCACTTTTTGGTCAAAGTTCCTTGCTGAGCACTTCTTTGAATTGGTTTACAAAGGCTGATAAAGCCAGTATTCAATCGTATCTTGAAAGCCACAACTATCAATTAATCGGTGAAAAAGACTCTTTGAATCTTCACTTTCAGCAGTATTCATTCGCGAAGTCTCAAAACGAAATTCAATTACATGCTTGCCTATTTCTAGGTGATTCGACAATTGAGTATTTATCTTTTGAAATAACGAATCACGCAGATTTAACAAGTATTCGATCACAACTCAAAGCAAACCGTTTCCGGACATTAAACGCGGATTTGAATGGCGATTTTATTACAACCACTTTTGATACGGATCGTTTTTTAGTACAGCAAGATTATCAGGCAATTGAGAATCCATTGGGTAAAGGAGAAATTCCGTATTACCGCTTTAGAATATTCCGAAAACATGGAAAATTTGACACCATGAACGGAGAAAAAATTTCATTTTCAGAAGATGGAACAAAAATTTCAGAAAACTATAAAAACGGACTTTTAGATGGAGAACGAACTTTCTATTTCTCCAATGGAACACTGAAGCGTAAAGAAAATTTCCGAGCTGGAAGATTGAATGGTTTAGTAAGCGATTTCAACGAAGAAGGAAAATTGATTCACAGTTCGACCCACAGCTACCATTGGAAATACGGGATGGAAAAATGGTACAATCACCAAGGAAAAATGGTCAAATCCTTACAATGGCAGCGAGATGTTCCGATTGGGATACAAAAGCAGACTTTCGAAGGAATCGTTATTGAACAGATTCCTTATGTAAAAGGAATCAAACAAGGTTTGGCAAAAGTACCTTATTTTGATGAGGCATCTATCAAAGCTAATTTCCCACGCAGTACGCTGAATGACGAACCTTTGGGTATTGAAACGGTAAATTTCGTCAATGACTTGAAACAGGGAAAAGCGGTCTGTATCTATTTCAACAAAAAGGATACGATGTACGTTGGTTATTACAAATCGGGGAAGCTTGACAGTACCTATTCCCTTTACAGACAAAACGGAATTCTTTACAGCACAACCTTTAGCAATGGATTAGAAAACGGAACACGCATTTACCGCATTCCTTCTGGTCCCTTGAAAGACTCTATTCATCGCATACAAAATTATAAAAACGGAAAGCTGGAGGGGATTTTAACCCAGTATTACCGAAAAGAAGCTGATCAGACCATTGAAGATCCAGATCCCCACATTCGTTTGCCTGGCGACATTTCCATTTATCCAATATTCATACCTGGCCCCTGGCTTCCCAACTATTATTCTTTCACTTACCGAGACGGTATAAAAAACGGACCTTACTCATATCAGATGGATTCCATGAATTACGGTCGTGGAACGTATCTAAACGATCGTCTGGAAGGTTATTATGAAGCACAAGTGTTTTCAGACGGGCAACCGGGCAAAATAATCGACGACGTGCTAATGATTCCCGAGAAAAAGTGGGTCAAAAGCTCCGGATATTATCAAAACGGGCTTAAAACAAAAGAATGGACGACCAACCATGTTTTAGATAGTATTGTGATAACAGAACATTTCGAGAAGAATCAGAAACATGGAAGTGTTATCAAAACAATAAAAGGCTTCAAAACCGAAGAACGTTTCTATCACCAAGACACACTCCAGCAATTGACATTCTTCGGAAAGAATCAGGAAATTGATTCTTATCAGCTTGAATTCATTAAAAACACCCATTTAGCTATTATTACTCACAAAATTCAAAAACAAGATAGTTCTTTCCTGTTTTCTTATCTCATTGAAGTCGATGATTATTATAGAAAAGACACCTTACTCGGAGCGATTGTTTCTACTTTAAAAAACAATCAGTCGGAAATGTCTCAAAAACTAAACGGCCTTTTCCATGTTAAAACTTCTTCTTACGAAACAAGCGGAAATTATCGAAATGGGAAATTAGATGGCATTATTTTGACTAAGCATTTTGACTCAAGCATTTTTGAGAATATAACTTATCGCAACGGAATTATTGAGGGTTATTCCTATACGCAATTCGATGATCAAGAACTATATACAGGAGCATTCATTTCCGCAACAAGTGGGGAACATATTTCCGTGAAGGATGGCTTGCGTCATGGTTGGTGTGTGGAGTACCTTGATTCAAAAGAGGAAATTAGAAGAACTAAATATATGAAAGGTGTTTTGAAGAAGACGGTGGAAAAATAA
- a CDS encoding DMT family transporter → MNWIILIIAGLFEVAFASCLEKAKNTTGNTMYWWYAGFGVSLVISMLLLMKAIQTLPIGTAYAVWTGIGAVGTVLIGILVFKEPISLWKLVFITTLIGSIIGLKAVSH, encoded by the coding sequence ATGAATTGGATTATTTTAATTATTGCAGGACTATTTGAAGTGGCATTTGCCTCGTGTTTGGAAAAAGCAAAAAACACAACTGGAAACACCATGTATTGGTGGTACGCAGGGTTTGGAGTTTCATTAGTTATTAGTATGTTATTACTTATGAAAGCCATTCAAACGTTACCAATAGGGACAGCTTATGCTGTTTGGACTGGAATTGGTGCTGTTGGAACGGTTTTAATCGGAATTTTGGTATTTAAAGAACCGATAAGTCTCTGGAAATTAGTTTTCATTACCACATTGATTGGATCAATCATTGGGTTGAAGGCAGTATCACATTGA
- a CDS encoding helix-turn-helix transcriptional regulator — translation MFRTFLRSYKVILLYGVSLAALLFLMRWLEFRLLIIDHAIELYAAVIAIVFLVLGIWLAKQLTKPKTVLVEKTIYVSPSENFERNEKVVEELGISKRELEVLELIAQGFSNHEIAERLFVSLNTIKTHSSKLFEKLEVNRRTQAVEVAKRLGIISL, via the coding sequence ATGTTTCGTACCTTTCTGAGGTCATACAAAGTGATTTTACTCTATGGAGTTTCATTAGCTGCGTTATTATTTCTGATGCGTTGGCTAGAGTTTCGTCTGTTGATTATCGATCATGCCATTGAATTGTATGCGGCTGTGATTGCAATTGTATTTCTAGTACTAGGAATTTGGCTTGCCAAACAGCTTACTAAGCCTAAAACGGTATTGGTTGAAAAAACAATCTATGTTTCACCCTCCGAAAACTTTGAACGAAACGAAAAAGTAGTAGAAGAATTAGGAATCAGTAAACGCGAATTGGAAGTATTGGAATTAATAGCTCAGGGATTTAGTAATCATGAAATTGCGGAGCGTTTATTCGTTTCACTGAATACCATTAAAACACACAGTTCAAAACTCTTTGAAAAACTGGAAGTTAATCGCAGAACACAAGCCGTTGAAGTAGCAAAACGATTAGGTATAATCTCCTTGTAA
- a CDS encoding LLM class flavin-dependent oxidoreductase, which produces MEIGIDSFAAVPADKSISNAQAIKELLERIQLADQVGLDIFGIGEHHRKEFLDSAPTMILAAAASKTKQIRLTSAVTVLSAADPVRVFQNFATLDLISNGRAEMVVGRGSFIEAYPLFGLDLNDYDALFAEKLDLLLQIQQNETVNWSGKFRASLNDQAIYPRPLQEKLPVWLGVGGTPASFVRAGQLGLPLMVAVIGGETYRFRPLIDLYKDAAAKAGHDSKQLKVGLHSLGYVAASKEEAVGDYYPGYERMFTKIGKERGFPPVTKERFDAQNGKMGALLVGEPVEVAEKILRHSESLGGISRFTFQMDAGLTHEKLMKAIELIGTKVSPIVKAGI; this is translated from the coding sequence ATGGAAATAGGAATAGACAGTTTTGCTGCAGTGCCGGCAGATAAAAGCATCAGTAATGCTCAAGCAATTAAGGAATTATTGGAACGAATCCAATTGGCGGATCAAGTTGGTTTAGACATTTTTGGAATAGGTGAACATCATCGGAAAGAATTTTTAGATTCTGCCCCAACTATGATTCTTGCAGCTGCAGCCTCGAAAACGAAACAAATTCGCTTAACAAGCGCAGTAACAGTATTGAGTGCTGCTGATCCAGTAAGAGTGTTCCAGAATTTTGCAACGCTTGATTTGATCTCAAACGGAAGAGCAGAAATGGTAGTCGGAAGAGGTTCTTTCATTGAAGCATATCCATTATTCGGTCTCGACTTGAACGATTACGATGCACTCTTTGCTGAAAAACTGGATTTATTGCTTCAAATCCAGCAGAATGAAACGGTTAATTGGTCGGGAAAATTTCGGGCATCATTGAATGATCAAGCAATTTATCCGCGTCCTTTGCAAGAGAAACTTCCTGTGTGGCTTGGAGTAGGAGGAACACCTGCTTCTTTTGTTCGTGCCGGACAATTGGGATTACCATTGATGGTTGCTGTGATTGGTGGAGAAACGTATCGTTTCAGACCATTAATCGATTTATACAAAGATGCAGCAGCAAAAGCAGGACATGATTCGAAACAATTGAAAGTCGGATTACATTCCTTGGGTTATGTGGCCGCAAGCAAGGAAGAAGCTGTGGGAGATTACTATCCAGGGTATGAGCGAATGTTTACCAAAATCGGCAAGGAAAGAGGTTTTCCACCAGTTACAAAAGAACGTTTCGATGCTCAAAACGGCAAAATGGGAGCTTTATTGGTTGGAGAACCAGTTGAAGTAGCAGAGAAAATCTTGAGACACAGTGAATCGTTGGGAGGAATTTCGCGTTTTACTTTTCAAATGGATGCAGGTTTAACACATGAAAAATTGATGAAAGCGATTGAATTGATTGGAACAAAGGTTTCACCGATTGTGAAAGCTGGGATTTAA